ATTCAATAtcattacccactttccccagACCTTCTCTAGAAATTCATTCCTCATTGGTTCTGACTATTCCCCCttcacttcccctctctctggcttctcGTCTTCTTCCTCCTGTTTGTTACAAGGGGGTGATCTGCCTGGGCTCCATCCTTGGTCTTCTCTTCATGCTCTCTAAACTCCTCCCTCTACAGAAATGAGTCTACACAAATAACTCTCAGGGTGTATCTCTTGCCCAACCTCTCCCGAAACTACTGGCCTTGTAGACTAAACATCTTCATCCGGCTGTGCTGCAGCATGTCGAAGTCAACCTGTTCAAGATCAAAGTCTGCATTGAAGGTGGTTTCTCTGCCTACTGAGATGCCAGCCCATCTCAGAGCTGTCGCATTCATAAATTCTTCCTTGATCCCAATAATCTCAGAGTCTCCAAAGCACTTTGTTCAAACTTTTCATGGATGGCAATTATCCTAGACTGAGTGGTCTTATAGTTTTCTGTGTAGTTTTTCTGTAGAATTTATTACTAAATAGCTTGGTAACCTTTctgccttaattttctcatctgtaaaatggggccttCATTGTAACGTACTCACGAGAATTAAGCAAATTAATATAAAGTGTTTAAAACAATGCCTGAAACAAAATGAGCCACTCCATAAATTTAGTTGTTGCTATTATCTCTATACTAAGAACTCTTTAAAAGAGAGGACTGTGTTTTACAACTCTTTGAATCTCTTGTAGCACCCAGCATAGCAATTCACACATAACAGATGCTTAAGATATTACTGAAATGGATAATAGGAAAAGAGCCAtgtattcagaatttttaaaaatatataattcaggggcacctgggtggctcagttggttgggcttccgacttcggctcaggtcatgatctcacagcttgtgagttcgagccccgcgtcaggctctgtgctgacagctcagagcctggagcctgcttcaattctgtgtttccctctctctctgcccctacccggcttgtgctgtctctcataaatgaataaacgttaaaaattaaaaaaaaaatatatatatatataattcaaaatcTTCCGCAGTTCagcatttattagaaaaaaatactagaGGAAAAAGGCAACTTCCTCAGGGTCTCATACCACTTTTGTAACCAGGCCAGTATGGCAAGAACTGACATTCATGAAGACATTAATGATCATTGCTATTACAAGACCCTGAAGGACATTTTAAATCACCAGATTCTAAGTCAATTGGTTCTAAGATTGGTTCCAAGTTAATTTTATTATACCTGaattattattcaatttttatttaaaaatggtaacttgaggcgcctgcgtggctcagttggttaagcttctgacttcagctcaggtcatgatctcacggttcgtgagttcgagccccgcgtcaggctctgtgctgacagctcggagcctggagcctgcttcggattctgtgtctctctaaccctccccacttgagctctgtctctctctcaaaaataaataaacatttaaagaaaaaatggtaaCTCTTACTTAAccatgatttcacagttaatGAGATTTCTGAATTCTCAGTTTTGCCAGATGAATGAGCTTCTGAAGTTGAAAAATGAATTGTCACAGCGGCTTGAGCTATTacgatttctttttctgttgcaaTGTGGATGCGTGTTACGGTTTAGGATGaatgtgtgtgtaaaattaaGTCATGGTATAGAGCTCTTTAAGGTTTGTGCACTTTCTTTTTTGCCCCTGTTGATGGCAGGGTTGTTAGGTAATGCCTGAATAAGTACCTTCTTCTTTAATCACAAAGGTCAAAGCAGCAAAATCGTGTGTTTAGGAAAATACTCCATCCTCTGCGGTTAAGCCTTTGGAATTTGTATGTTCTTCCAATAAATGCCCATTTATGGTTCATATACTTTAGTGATTTTCTTTACTAGCAACCAAATAGTCTTGCTGAGTCAGCACTGCTTCTGAACTAGAGACTgtaggaagaggggcagagaaacacaggaaaaacaGTGTCACTCAATGGTAAGAGCCCAGACAAACAGGGTTCCAAGTCCTTGCTTTATCACTTGGTAGTTGTGTAAACTTGTGTCAGTTATTTAAACATCTTTAGTTACAATTTACTCATTTGgacaatacatataaaaatattaatcatgtAGGATTTTGAAATTCTGAGGATTAGAAACGATGTTTGTAAAGAGCCCAGCATAGTGTCTGACTCAATGATGCTATATCATTGCTAAAAGGTGTCATTTAATAGccttaaaataattgttttaaaatgatctATTAACTAATAAATCAGATAgctaaattacatatatattagtcAATTGGCtcaaaacatttaatataataaCCAACTTGGAATTTAAAGCATGCAAATAAAACTAAAGTAAatgtttgtaaaaatgaaaaaagttaaatgtactTTACCTAATAAGAAACCCTAGAAGCCCAGGAGGAAAGGCTCTTGGTTTAGCACTGTTCTTCCCAATGTAGGTAGGGAGATTAAAGACTCTGCCATAAACTAGGCACCCACATGGGTTCACGCAGATAACCTAACAGAACATAATAGAGTCCCTGAAGAAAGCTCCATCTATTCTGTTAGGAATATATTTTGTGGTAGCCAGCATCTGGGTGTTCTCTCTCACTGAGGGGAAACAAAAAGCCACGGGCTACATTCCATTAAGCAAAAAGGAAGACGGTATCAATTTGTCATCAAGAGATTATAGaggaatagattcccatgatgcagggctcaaacccacaaaccatgaggtcatgacctgagctgaagtcggatgcttaactgagccacccagcgccctttaaattcccttttgatttcctttttgaccCAGTGATTGTTTAAGattgtattgtttaatttccacatattatgtgagttttcccattttcttgtttttaatgatttctagtttcattccattgtggtcagaaatgaTACATggtataattttatcttcttaaatttgttaagacttgttttgtcaGTGATTCTGCGTGAGATTAGAGCACACGTTGGCCGCCTTCTTCTCCGCTGTGGCCGCCTTCTTCTCCGCTGTTTAAGCCTTCAGCCTTGCTGCCATTGAATTGCCAAGATGTCGCTTTCTAATAAGCTGACTCTGGACAAGCTGAACGTGAAGGCGAAGTGGGTCATCATGAGAGTGGACTTCAACGTTCCAATGAAGAACAACCAGATAACAAACAACCAGAGAATCAAGGCTTCCATCCCAGGCATCAAATTCTGCTTGGACAATGGAGCTAAGTCAGTTGTTCTTATGAGCCATCTGGGCCGGCCTGATGGTGCCCCCACGCCTGACAAGTACTCTTTGGAGCCAGTTGCTGTAGAACTCAAATCTCTGCTTGGCAAGGATGTTTTATTCTTAAAGGACTGTGTGGGCCCAGAAGTGGAGAAAGCTTGTGCTGACCCAGCTGCTGGGTCTGTCATCCTGTTGGAGAGCCTCTGCTTTCatgtggaggaagaggggaagggaaaagatgCTTCTGGGAATAAGGTTAAAGCTGAGCCAGCCAAAATAGAATCCTTCCAAGCTTCACTTTCCAAGCTAGGAGATGTCTATGTCAATGATGCTTTCGGCACTGCTCACCGAGCCCACAGCTCCATGGTGGGAGTCAATCTGCCACAAAAGGCTGGAGCTTTTCTTGATGAAGAAGGAGCTGAACTACTTTGCCAAGGCCTTGGAGATCCCAGAGCGACCCTTCCTGGCCATCCTGGGCAGAGCTAAAGTTGTAGACAAGATCCAACTGATCAATACTATGCTGGACAAAGTCAATGAGATGATTATTGGTGGTGGAATAGCTTTTACCTTCTTCCTTAAGGTGCTCAACAACATGGAGATTGGCACTTCTCTGATGAAGAGGAAGCCAAGATCGTCAAAGATCTGATGTCCAAAGCTGAGAAGAATGGTGTGGAAATTACCTTGCCTGTTGACTTTGTCACTGCTGAAAAGTTTGATGAGAATGCCAAGACAGGGCAAGCCACTGTGGCCTCTGACATAACTGCTGGCTAGATGGGCTTGGATTGTGGTCCTGAGAGCAGCAAGAAGTATGCTGAGGCAGTCGCTCGGGCTAAGCAGATTCTGTGGAATGACCCTGTGGGCGTATTTGAATGGGAAGCTTTTGCCCAAGGAACCAAAGCCCTCATGGATGTGGTGGTGAAAGCCACTTCCAGGGGCTGCATCACCATCATAGGTGGTGGAGACACGGCCACTTGCTGTGCCAAATGGAACACAGAGGATAAAGTCAGCCATGTGAGCCCTGGGGGTGGTGCCAGTTTAGAGCTCCTGGAAGGTAAAATCCTTCCTGGGGTGGATGCTCTCAGCAGTGTTTAGTACTTTCCTGCCTTTTGGTTCCTGTGCACAGCCCCTAAGTCAACTTAGCACCTGTTGCATCTCTACTTGGCATTAGCTAAAATCTTCCCCCATGTCAAGATTCAGCTAGTGGCTAAGAGACGTAATGCCAGGAACCCTTAAAACAGTTGCACGGTATCTCAGCTCTTCTTTACCGCACCAAGATACCATCTGAATTTCTTAGTGACTAACCCGTTGTGCATTCTAgattgcatatatttatattttgcctgttaaaagaaaatgagctgTGTTAGCTTCCCTGTTTGAAGTAGCTTATTCTGATTAGCTTTGGCGTTGTTTCACTGCTCAGCATGGAAATAAGATGAAATTCTAACTGTGGGTGGGTAGGGAGACAAAGTTGGTGatctattcaataaataataaaagtatccattgaaactggaaaaaaaaaagacttgttttgTCACCTAACACGTGACCCatcatggagaatgttccatgtgcacttgagaagattGTGTATTCTTCTGCTGTTGGGTGAAAagttctgtgtatgtctgttgGGTCTATTTGGTTTCTAGTGTTGTTCAAGTCCCTTGTTTCTTTCAATCTTTCTGTCTGGGTGTTCTGCCCATTATTGAATgtagggtgttgaagtctcctactattattgtttaTTGTCAATGTATACTTTCATATCTGTCAATATTTGTCTTACATATTTAGATATTCTGATATTGgatgcatatatttttacaaCTGTTATATGTCCCTGTTAAACTGACCCTttcatcattatataatgaccttctttgtctctaaaTACAGTTTTTGACCTAAAATCTACTTTACCAACCAGTTTCATACTTGAGTCTCTTGTATTGCTGTTTAGTGTCCTTTCATATCTActtgaaccccccccccccccctttaaaagCCAGAAGGAGCTCATACCAGTAGAATCCCTTTAGAAGGAAACTGTGGCCTAGGATACAAAAGAATTCATTTCAATTTATTCATCAAAGAAAAAGTGAACTAATTCTGTAATGTTGaatgtatcaaaaagaaaaaaatcattttgaggaGCTTAAATATGGTGCCCAGTATAAAGCAGTAGAGAAGCAGGTTGGAATCTGAAGGCAAATGGCCCTTTTGCCTGGATCAGCAGAGCACTAAACCACTACTACAATGGCTAACACCAAAACACCAGCGGTGGCTCTTTCATGTCCCCTACCTCTTCTCTGTACTCTAATGAGAGTGCTAAAGTTTGGGTGCTGGGAGCTCTCTTCAAGGACAGTGTGGTGATTACTAGAACCCTGTAGTAGTGAAGTGAGGTCCAGCATTCGGCCACACTCAAGTACCTTTGAGTAAGAAAGGAGCCAGTTCACTTCTTTTCCGCAGTACTTCCCTAGTGGGGAACAAGGGGAGAAATAGGTCTGGGCTCTACACAGGAGGCAAAGTCTTCAAAATGGCCTAAGGGCCATTGTGAGGCCTGGGGTGGTGTGATGGGTTGAATTGCGTCCTGCCAAAAAGAGACCTTGAAGTCCCTaacccagtacctcagaatacgaccttatttggaaatagggtcttttaCAGAGACAATCAAATTCAAGTGAGGTCACAAAGGTGTGCCCTGATCCACCATGATTGCTAACCTTCTGAAAAGAGGAAATCTGGATACAGAGAGAAGACCGTGGGAAGACACACAGGGAGGAGATGGCCATGTGCCTGGAGTGATgtatctacaagccaaagagCACCATGCAATGCTGGCAGAGGTAAGGAAGGACTCTCCCCTAGAGCTATCAGAGAGAACatggccttgccaacaccttcacttcagacttctagcccccagaactgtgagggagTAAAGTTCTATTGCTTTAAGTCATCCAGTTTTTGGCATTTTGTTAGGGCAACCCCAGAAAACTAACACAGGTGGGGAAAGAGCACCTTTACTCCTGAAATGAGCCATAAGGCATACCatagcttctgtgtctccctacccTGTGTTTGTCTGGCTCATCCATAGGCCGTAAAATTTTTGTACTGTGCACAGCTTTCAGGATGACCTCACTCACTCTGGGCCCCTGGGAGATCCTGTTCTTGGTCCTCTTCTTACCTGTTCATAGAGTATATCCACATTATATTATATCCATTATATCCATCGCCCAGAATATCATGTTGACTGATATTATGTGCCCCATGCTCCCTTTGGTAAAATTCTAT
The sequence above is a segment of the Panthera leo isolate Ple1 chromosome B3, P.leo_Ple1_pat1.1, whole genome shotgun sequence genome. Coding sequences within it:
- the LOC122222776 gene encoding LOW QUALITY PROTEIN: phosphoglycerate kinase 1-like (The sequence of the model RefSeq protein was modified relative to this genomic sequence to represent the inferred CDS: inserted 1 base in 1 codon; deleted 1 base in 1 codon; substituted 1 base at 1 genomic stop codon) codes for the protein MSLSNKLTLDKLNVKAKWVIMRVDFNVPMKNNQITNNQRIKASIPGIKFCLDNGAKSVVLMSHLGRPDGAPTPDKYSLEPVAVELKSLLGKDVLFLKDCVGPEVEKACADPAAGSVILLESLCFHVEEEGKGKDASGNKVKAEPAKIESFQASLSKLGDVYVNDAFGTAHRAHSSMVGVNLPQKAGAFLMKKELNYFAKALEIPERPFLAILGRAKVVDKIQLINTMLDKVNEMIIGGGIAFTFFLKVLNNMEIGTSXDEEEAKIVKDLMSKAEKNGVEITLPVDFVTAEKFDENAKTGQATVASDITAGXMGLDCGPESSKKYAEAVARAKQILWNDPVGVFEWEAFAQGTKALMDVVVKATSRGCITIIGGGDTATCCAKWNTEDKVSHVSPGGGASLELLEGKILPGVDALSSV